The Alkalinema sp. FACHB-956 genome segment GGCGGCGGTGTTCAACAGGTCAAAGCCGATGTCATCCACGAGTTTCAGCGTATTTTGGAACTGCTCCTCCGTTTCTCCGGGAAACCCGACGATCGCGTCGGCACTGATGGCGGCATCGGGCATGTAGCTGCGGATGGTATCAATAATGCGGCGATATTTTTCCTGGGTGTAGCCACGGGACATGGCTTTGAGCACATCGTTATCCCCCGACTGGAAGGGAATGTGGAAGTGTTCACAGACCTTGGGTAACTCAGCGCAGGCTTTAATCAACCGTTCCGTGAAGTAGCGGGGGTGGCTAGTGGCAAAGCGGATGCGATCGATGCCGGGCACATCATGGACGAAGTAGAGCAAGTCGGTCAAGGTGTGCAGGTGCTGCCCATCGGGTTTGCTGCCGGGGAGATCGCGACCGTAGGCATCAATATTTTGTCCCAGGAGGGTCACTTCTTTATAACCTTGACGCCCCAGTTCTTCCATTTCAGCGCGGATGGCTTCGGGGGTACGGGATTGTTCCACCCCGCGCACACCGGGCACAACGCAGTAGGTACAGCGCTCGTTACAGCCGTAAATCACATTCACCCAAGCCGTGACCACACTATCCCGTCGGGGCTTGGTGATGTCTTCCATAATGTGCACAGGCTCGGTGGCCACCACCTGGCTACCGTTAAACACCTGCTCCAGCAGACTGTCGAGCTGGTTGGCATACTGCGGCCCCATGACTAGATCCAACTCTGGGACTCGTCGTAGGAGTTGTTCGCCCTCCTGCTGGGCCACGCAACCCGCCACAATCAGGGTGAGATTGGGCTGTTCCTGTTTGCGTTTGGCCTGCCTGCCAAGGTAGGAATAGACTTTCTGTTCAGCGTTATCGCGAATCGTACAGGTGTTGTAGAGAATCACATCGGCTTCATCGGGTTCCTCGACTGCTTCAAAGCCCATGGTTTCCAGAACGCCGGCCATGCGTTCGGAGTCGGCTTTGTTCATTTGGCAACCAAAGGTGGTGATGTGATAACGACGCGCCATTGCTGAAGAGGTTTCCTGGTTAGAGGTCAGTCCCCTATTTTAGGCAATTTTGTGGGCGATCGCTTAGGCAACTTGCAGGGGATAGGAATAATTTTGGGGGATAGGCAAGGCTAACCCACAGTCTTCGAGGTGCTCAATCAAGACGTGGAGGGCTTGTTGTCCCTGGTGGGCTGCCTCTGCAAAGGTGCGACCTGTGGCACAGGGTTGGTGAACAACGCCTGCAAAATCAGGCAAAAAGACGACGTAGCTTTGTTGTAAAGCAGACCATTGGATAACCATCGTGTAGGGATTGTGCATAGGTGGAGCCAATTCAGCGGTGGATTGGGCGATCGCTCAGTGCATGAAGATTGTGACTAAGCCAGAGTGATTCAGCTATAGCCATTTCGCTATGGCTTATTTACTGTTTCCTTCAGCCGTTTGGGGGGATTATCCGGCTCGTTCGCTACGAAATCTAAGAAAATCAGCACTCCCACGGACAGCTCAACTGTATTTTGGTGAGCTTTTGTGAAGTTGGCAAAATTTTCTGTAAAGGATGTAAAAATATCTAGCAGGTAACGCAAGTAATTTTTCGTAGGCTAATTAAATTTAGCTGAAAAATAATCAGGAAAATCAACTCGACGTTAAAGCGCGAGACTGAAGCGCTAGGTGGCTGGGAAGGTAAGCACAGGTGGCTGGGAAGGTAAGCACAGGTGGCTGGGGCCGTGGCTGGTGAACAGGGTGCGATCGCGATTGACGAATGGATTGTTAAATCACCATTTGGAGGCATTCCCATGATCGATCAATTAGATTTTTGCCAACGAAAATATTTTCGGGCTCAACCTTGGAAGCTGTGGTTGGCTGGCTGGACGATCGGAGGCTGTTTGTTGGGTTTGGTGACGGGTGCCCAGGCTGCGACCTACACGCTGTACGACGGAGCGAAAAATACTGCGCCCGGTAGTCAGGGTTGGATAACGGTGCTCAATGGTGCAACGCAAACTGTGGGTGGTGGGGCCACAGTGTTGAATACGACCGTGGGCGGTAATGCAACCCAGGCAGGCTATTCCCGGTTCTCCCAGCCCTTTGCCCTCGATCGTAATGCGGGATATACGCTAGGGATTGATGTGCAGTTGTTGACAGAATCCCACGCCTCGAAGGATCGGGCTGGGTTGAGTGTGACCATTTTAGGGGTCGATCGGTGGGGTGTAGAGTTGGCCTTTTGGGCAAGTGACCCGACGATCACCGATCGACTCTGGGTGCAGAATGATGGTCGTGTAGCGGGCAAACCTTTGTTTACCCATGGGGAGGGCACGTCGTTTAATCCCACGGGGACAGTGGTGCATTATGACTTAGCGATTCGGGGCAATACCTATCGGTTGTTTGCCAAGCGTAACTACAGCACACCGATTTTGACGGGGACTGTAAAAAACTACTCAGTCTTTGGGTTTCCCTATAACAGTTCTAATTTTCTATTTGTGGGAGATA includes the following:
- the miaB gene encoding tRNA (N6-isopentenyl adenosine(37)-C2)-methylthiotransferase MiaB, with the translated sequence MARRYHITTFGCQMNKADSERMAGVLETMGFEAVEEPDEADVILYNTCTIRDNAEQKVYSYLGRQAKRKQEQPNLTLIVAGCVAQQEGEQLLRRVPELDLVMGPQYANQLDSLLEQVFNGSQVVATEPVHIMEDITKPRRDSVVTAWVNVIYGCNERCTYCVVPGVRGVEQSRTPEAIRAEMEELGRQGYKEVTLLGQNIDAYGRDLPGSKPDGQHLHTLTDLLYFVHDVPGIDRIRFATSHPRYFTERLIKACAELPKVCEHFHIPFQSGDNDVLKAMSRGYTQEKYRRIIDTIRSYMPDAAISADAIVGFPGETEEQFQNTLKLVDDIGFDLLNTAAYSPRPGTPAALWDNQLSEEVKADRLQRLNHLVSQKAAERSQRYFDRVEEVLVEDQNPKDPTQVMGRTRGNRLAFFKGDIQTLKGQIVPVKITEVRPFSLTGEILQPSCV
- a CDS encoding type II toxin-antitoxin system HicB family antitoxin, which produces MHNPYTMVIQWSALQQSYVVFLPDFAGVVHQPCATGRTFAEAAHQGQQALHVLIEHLEDCGLALPIPQNYSYPLQVA